A region of Fusobacterium sp. IOR10 DNA encodes the following proteins:
- a CDS encoding TSUP family transporter, giving the protein MFNDIFTNFSITTFLFLAIALFIGSFIDAIAGGGGLITVPAYISSGLPIHIALGCNKMSGTFSTVGSSLKYITSGKVNFKALKYPVISSLIGASLGVYVLNLINAKFLAPIVIVLLLSVTVYTFTNKTMGLSSSFEGINKENTFNGTLWAFFISFYIGFFGPGGGSFLIFAFIKIYKFDFIQASGNAKLINLIANIASLLVFIFLGKIAYLYSVPLSLVSFVGAQFGAKFAIKRGVKFIRPIFLIIASITTIKMIIELFF; this is encoded by the coding sequence ATGTTCAATGATATTTTTACAAATTTTAGTATTACCACTTTTTTATTTTTAGCTATAGCTCTTTTTATAGGATCTTTTATTGATGCCATAGCTGGAGGTGGCGGGCTTATAACTGTGCCAGCTTATATCTCTTCTGGATTACCTATACATATTGCCCTTGGGTGTAATAAAATGTCTGGAACGTTCTCAACTGTTGGAAGTAGTCTTAAATATATTACTTCTGGTAAAGTTAATTTCAAAGCTTTAAAATATCCAGTTATTTCATCTCTTATTGGAGCTTCATTAGGAGTTTATGTTTTGAACCTAATTAACGCTAAATTTCTTGCTCCAATTGTTATTGTCCTTCTTTTAAGTGTTACTGTATATACCTTTACTAATAAAACTATGGGTTTATCTAGCAGTTTCGAAGGCATTAACAAAGAAAATACCTTTAATGGAACTCTTTGGGCTTTTTTTATTAGTTTTTATATTGGATTTTTTGGTCCAGGGGGTGGATCGTTTTTAATATTTGCTTTTATTAAAATATATAAATTTGATTTTATCCAAGCTTCTGGTAATGCAAAATTAATAAATTTAATTGCTAATATTGCTAGTCTTTTAGTCTTTATCTTTCTTGGAAAAATAGCCTACTTATATTCTGTGCCCCTAAGCCTTGTATCATTTGTTGGTGCACAATTTGGAGCTAAATTTGCTATTAAAAGAGGAGTTAAATTTATTAGACCTATTTTTTTAATAATTGCTTCTATAACTACTATAAAAATGATAATTGAACTTTTCTTTTAA
- a CDS encoding ABC transporter substrate-binding protein: MKKLFVLIIGLLLLTSCGSEKKDKKIKIGITQLVEHPFLDNATEGIREALIDNGYDANEIDLEFQNAQGDFGTAQAIASSFVQDKKDLIFTVTTLSGQTMYNATKKIPLIMTAVQDFKLAGLTGENITGTTNGLNVEEVVNATKKILPNLKVIGVAYNTSEANSESQVNQLKEICEKNGFILKEKGFTKIDEISPAIDTLLPEIDVLYTPTDNMLVLSINNILEKANKAKIPVVGCMDSKEKPGVLIIQTLDYKKLGYRTGEIGIEVLKGKKPSSIPIEIPKGTEIIINKKVATSLGIKINPNLNFKNNVIIK, encoded by the coding sequence ATGAAAAAATTATTTGTATTGATTATAGGGTTATTATTACTTACAAGCTGTGGAAGTGAAAAAAAAGATAAAAAAATAAAAATAGGAATAACACAACTAGTTGAACACCCTTTCTTAGATAATGCCACTGAAGGTATTAGAGAAGCTTTAATAGATAATGGTTATGATGCTAACGAAATTGATCTAGAGTTTCAAAATGCCCAAGGAGATTTTGGAACAGCACAAGCTATTGCATCATCATTTGTTCAAGATAAAAAAGATTTAATTTTCACAGTAACTACTCTTTCTGGACAAACTATGTATAATGCTACAAAAAAAATTCCTCTTATTATGACTGCTGTACAAGATTTTAAATTAGCTGGTCTTACTGGAGAAAATATAACTGGTACAACTAATGGACTTAATGTGGAAGAAGTTGTTAACGCTACAAAAAAAATTCTTCCTAACTTAAAAGTTATTGGTGTTGCTTATAATACTAGTGAAGCAAACTCAGAATCTCAAGTAAATCAATTAAAAGAAATTTGTGAAAAAAATGGATTTATTTTAAAAGAAAAAGGGTTTACTAAAATAGATGAGATTTCACCTGCTATTGATACTCTACTTCCTGAAATTGATGTATTATATACTCCCACAGATAATATGTTAGTTCTTTCTATAAATAATATTTTAGAAAAAGCTAATAAAGCAAAAATTCCTGTTGTTGGATGTATGGATTCTAAAGAAAAACCTGGAGTATTAATAATTCAAACTTTAGACTATAAAAAACTAGGTTATAGAACAGGAGAAATTGGAATAGAAGTTTTAAAAGGAAAGAAACCAAGTTCAATACCTATAGAAATTCCTAAAGGAACTGAAATTATAATTAATAAAAAAGTTGCCACTTCTCTAGGTATAAAAATAAATCCTAATCTTAATTTTAAAAATAATGTAATTATTAAATAA
- a CDS encoding sodium:proton antiporter yields the protein MLFSFAFFVLVAMFLAKVFEKLRLPSLLGMLLTGILLGGYSKNYFVDTLGYKYLESFFISDKILLISSDLRLCALIIILIRAGLSIDKKVLNRIGKVAIRMASIPCLMEGFTIMIVTHLLLGYSYSISGCLGFIIAAVSPAVVVPEMLVLKEKGYGKEKDIPTIILAGASIDDVFAITLFSSFLAMAMGKGVNIYLEVIKIPVSIVIGIILGLLAGEILVRIFKEYHTRDTRKAIIFMMVAAVFHQLENINLFPIASLLGIMAMGFMILERHPELAKRLSIKFNKIWVFAEILLFVLIGAAVNVGVVFNSGFVGVIIILIGLIGRMLGVGISLMGSNLNKKERVFCGLAYTPKATVQAAIAGIPLMMGVPHGEILLAIGVLSIIITVPIGVFGIRIGRKKLL from the coding sequence ATGTTATTTAGTTTTGCATTTTTTGTTTTAGTTGCTATGTTTTTAGCAAAGGTTTTTGAGAAGTTAAGATTACCTTCTCTTTTGGGAATGCTACTTACAGGAATTTTATTGGGAGGTTATTCTAAAAATTATTTTGTAGATACTTTAGGCTATAAATATTTAGAGAGTTTTTTTATATCTGATAAAATATTATTAATATCTTCAGATTTAAGACTTTGTGCATTAATTATTATTTTAATAAGAGCAGGGCTTAGTATAGATAAAAAAGTTCTTAATAGAATAGGAAAGGTTGCAATAAGAATGGCATCAATTCCATGTCTTATGGAAGGTTTTACTATAATGATAGTAACTCATTTATTACTAGGATATAGTTATTCAATATCAGGATGTTTGGGATTTATAATTGCAGCAGTTTCTCCAGCAGTAGTTGTTCCAGAAATGTTAGTATTAAAAGAGAAGGGTTATGGAAAGGAAAAAGATATTCCAACAATTATATTAGCAGGAGCTTCCATAGATGATGTTTTTGCAATAACATTATTTTCCTCTTTTTTAGCTATGGCTATGGGAAAAGGTGTAAATATATATTTAGAGGTTATTAAAATACCTGTAAGTATAGTTATAGGTATAATTTTAGGACTTTTAGCAGGAGAAATTTTAGTTAGAATATTTAAAGAATACCATACCCGTGATACTAGAAAAGCTATAATATTTATGATGGTAGCAGCAGTATTTCATCAGTTGGAAAATATAAATTTATTTCCTATAGCAAGTTTACTAGGAATAATGGCTATGGGTTTTATGATATTAGAAAGACATCCAGAATTAGCAAAAAGATTATCTATAAAATTTAATAAAATTTGGGTTTTTGCTGAGATCTTATTATTTGTATTAATTGGAGCAGCTGTAAATGTAGGAGTAGTATTTAATTCTGGATTTGTAGGAGTTATAATAATTTTAATTGGATTAATTGGAAGAATGTTAGGGGTAGGTATATCCTTAATGGGATCAAATTTAAATAAAAAAGAAAGAGTATTTTGTGGATTAGCCTATACTCCAAAGGCAACAGTTCAAGCAGCTATTGCAGGTATTCCTCTTATGATGGGAGTTCCCCATGGAGAAATACTTTTAGCAATAGGAGTTTTATCTATAATTATAACTGTGCCAATAGGAGTTTTTGGAATTAGAATAGGTAGAAAAAAGCTATTATAA
- a CDS encoding glucosaminidase domain-containing protein, producing the protein MKKVTIFLLSFILIFVLLAYKTEAIGIGFMKKKEIITKVKYKEIQVNKLEDIYVDRKEDFVFSKLNIDLRKLSPAKKKDAFINLMLPSIRIVHKEILNNRRIVENLKEKRKYSIEEEKYLKEIFKKYKVEFKNFDELESKMIIYPTSLILAQGGLESAWGTSRFFREGNNAFGIWSSKKNEERIAAKSSRKNFTAHLRSYKTLKETVEDICMLMSRAGAYKKVRQHINEGSDVYTVAEMLTKYSEEGRVYVNKIKKTLKYNKLEKYDK; encoded by the coding sequence ATGAAAAAAGTAACAATTTTTTTACTTAGTTTCATATTAATTTTTGTTCTTTTAGCTTATAAGACAGAGGCTATAGGTATAGGTTTTATGAAAAAGAAGGAAATTATAACTAAGGTAAAATATAAAGAAATTCAAGTTAACAAATTAGAGGACATATATGTTGATAGGAAGGAAGATTTTGTATTTAGTAAATTAAATATAGATCTTAGAAAATTATCCCCAGCAAAAAAAAAGGATGCTTTTATAAACTTAATGCTTCCTTCAATAAGAATTGTGCATAAGGAAATATTAAATAATAGGAGAATAGTTGAAAATTTAAAGGAAAAAAGAAAATATTCCATAGAAGAAGAAAAGTATTTAAAAGAAATTTTCAAAAAATATAAAGTTGAATTTAAAAATTTTGATGAATTAGAATCAAAAATGATAATATATCCAACTTCTTTAATATTAGCTCAAGGGGGACTAGAAAGTGCTTGGGGAACTTCAAGATTTTTTAGAGAAGGAAATAATGCCTTTGGTATTTGGTCTTCAAAAAAGAATGAAGAAAGAATAGCTGCTAAATCTTCAAGGAAAAATTTTACAGCTCATTTAAGAAGTTACAAAACTTTAAAGGAAACAGTGGAAGATATATGTATGTTAATGTCTAGAGCTGGTGCTTATAAGAAAGTAAGACAACATATAAATGAAGGCTCAGATGTTTATACAGTTGCAGAGATGTTAACTAAATATTCAGAAGAGGGGAGAGTCTACGTTAATAAAATAAAGAAAACATTAAAATATAATAAATTAGAAAAATATGACAAATAA
- a CDS encoding RidA family protein codes for MIKRYNQGKRLSEAVIYNGVAYLCGQCCHEENEGKKDVKTQTKEALENIERVLKSIGSDKSKILSATIYLKDISYFDEMNDIWDNWVLEGYAPARACVEAALAEKELLIEIVVTAAV; via the coding sequence ATGATAAAGAGATATAATCAAGGAAAAAGATTAAGCGAGGCAGTTATATATAATGGAGTCGCGTATTTATGTGGACAATGTTGTCATGAGGAAAATGAAGGAAAAAAAGATGTAAAGACTCAAACAAAAGAGGCTTTGGAAAATATTGAAAGAGTTTTGAAAAGTATCGGTTCAGATAAAAGCAAAATCTTATCAGCTACAATTTACCTAAAAGATATAAGTTATTTTGATGAAATGAATGATATTTGGGATAATTGGGTATTAGAGGGATATGCACCAGCTAGAGCTTGTGTTGAAGCTGCTTTAGCAGAAAAGGAATTATTAATAGAAATAGTAGTAACAGCAGCAGTATAA
- the ybaK gene encoding Cys-tRNA(Pro) deacylase codes for MKKTNAVRELDRHKINYNLREYKVDENDLGAIHVALETGLDLEIIFKTLSLLNEKKELIIACIPGGDSIDLKKLAKLAKCKKVEMLHLKDLTSYTGYIRGGCSPIGIKKKHTTFMHESALKHEKIVLSGGMRGLQVEIAPQDLIDYLNITVGDIIL; via the coding sequence ATGAAAAAAACTAATGCTGTTAGAGAGTTAGACAGACATAAAATAAATTACAATTTAAGAGAATACAAGGTGGACGAAAATGATTTAGGGGCAATTCATGTTGCCTTAGAAACTGGTCTTGACTTGGAAATTATATTTAAAACTTTATCCCTTCTCAATGAAAAAAAAGAACTTATAATTGCCTGCATCCCTGGTGGGGATTCAATTGATTTAAAAAAACTTGCTAAATTAGCTAAATGTAAAAAAGTTGAAATGTTACATTTAAAAGATCTAACTTCTTATACTGGTTATATTAGAGGAGGATGTTCTCCCATTGGTATAAAGAAAAAACATACTACATTTATGCATGAAAGTGCTTTGAAACATGAAAAAATTGTCTTAAGTGGTGGGATGAGAGGACTTCAAGTTGAAATAGCTCCACAAGATTTAATTGATTACTTAAATATCACTGTTGGAGATATAATTCTTTAA
- a CDS encoding dicarboxylate/amino acid:cation symporter, with protein MKKLKMIHKIFIGLVSGILIGALLYPFKENVIVSKYVLGFLFQILGQGFLRLIKMIIVPLVFVSLVNGTAAMNDVKKLGSIGVKAIIFFMSTTAIGIICAIFGANIFNPGKGIMIENLQQTEFVAKEAGSFVDVLLNIIPKNPFKALVEGNMLQVIFFAIMIGIVLTVIGEKGQKIKKIFEEANELMLKMVEIIMKLAPFGIFGLIGKTFITLGWSAMKPLGAFIGVTYLILIFHALVTYQILLRLIAKESPLNFLKNILESITLAFSTASSAACIPLNIKLLKEKFNVSEKVCAFTIPLGATINMDGTAIMQGVATVFIAQLYNVSLTTNDYFIVVLTAVLASIGTAGVPGVGTIMLSMVIVQVGLPLEGIGLIMAVDRIVDMGRTTVNVTGDLVCSLIVDRVEKRKENKVKI; from the coding sequence ATGAAAAAATTAAAAATGATTCATAAGATTTTTATTGGTTTGGTTTCAGGGATTTTAATAGGAGCGTTGTTATATCCATTTAAAGAAAACGTAATTGTAAGTAAATATGTTTTAGGATTTTTATTTCAGATACTAGGACAAGGTTTTTTAAGACTTATAAAAATGATAATAGTTCCATTGGTATTTGTATCTTTAGTAAATGGTACAGCTGCAATGAATGATGTGAAAAAATTGGGAAGTATAGGTGTTAAGGCTATTATATTTTTTATGAGTACAACGGCTATAGGGATAATTTGTGCAATATTTGGAGCGAATATATTTAATCCAGGAAAAGGAATTATGATAGAAAACTTGCAGCAAACAGAGTTTGTAGCTAAAGAGGCAGGTTCTTTTGTGGATGTATTACTTAACATTATTCCTAAAAATCCATTTAAAGCTTTAGTGGAAGGGAATATGCTACAAGTTATTTTCTTTGCAATAATGATAGGTATTGTTCTTACTGTAATTGGTGAAAAAGGACAAAAAATTAAAAAAATATTTGAAGAGGCAAATGAATTAATGCTAAAAATGGTGGAAATAATAATGAAGTTAGCTCCATTTGGGATTTTTGGATTAATAGGTAAAACTTTTATTACTTTAGGATGGAGTGCAATGAAACCTTTAGGGGCATTTATAGGGGTAACTTATTTAATATTGATATTTCATGCCCTTGTAACATATCAAATATTACTTCGTTTAATTGCAAAGGAAAGTCCATTAAACTTTCTTAAAAATATTTTAGAATCAATAACTCTTGCTTTTTCAACAGCAAGTAGCGCAGCTTGTATACCTTTAAATATAAAATTGTTAAAAGAAAAATTTAATGTATCTGAAAAAGTATGCGCTTTTACAATTCCACTTGGAGCTACAATAAATATGGATGGAACTGCTATAATGCAAGGAGTTGCCACAGTATTTATAGCTCAATTATATAATGTAAGTTTAACTACAAATGATTATTTTATAGTTGTGCTAACAGCAGTTCTTGCCTCAATAGGAACAGCAGGAGTTCCAGGAGTAGGTACAATTATGTTGTCTATGGTTATAGTTCAAGTTGGATTACCTTTAGAAGGAATTGGTCTTATAATGGCAGTTGATAGAATAGTTGATATGGGAAGAACTACTGTTAATGTAACAGGAGATCTAGTTTGCTCTTTAATTGTAGATAGAGTTGAAAAGAGAAAGGAAAATAAAGTTAAAATATAA